One Salvelinus fontinalis isolate EN_2023a chromosome 11, ASM2944872v1, whole genome shotgun sequence DNA window includes the following coding sequences:
- the LOC129864800 gene encoding keratocan-like, producing the protein MALLLALSSVLLLVGPALAQSPDMSYEDYMAQLQACPKECRCPPSFPNAVYCDNKALKRIPTIPPHTWYLYLQNNLIDVLSTDALRNATQLRWINLNRNRITSEGMEEGALAAMLRLVHLYMDDNLLSSVPANLPSSLEQLRLTRNRISKIPAGVFSGLDRLTLLELQGNKLQDDAVTEVSLKGLSNLVQINLAKNQLTTMPLGLPITITQLFLDNNAIEKIPADYFKGLPKVAFLRLNRNKLGNGGLPKNVFNMSSILDLQLSHNQLTQVPMIPSGLEHLHLDHNQIKSVNGSDICPVSADALEGYVTETAPKLRYLRLDGNEIKPPIPRDLMVCFRLLTSIVI; encoded by the exons ATGGCGCTTCTCCTGGCCCTTTCCTCCGTCCTGCTTCTGGTCGGTCCCGCTCTGGCCCAGAGCCCGGACATGTCCTACGAAGACTATATGGCCCAGTTACAGGCCTGTCCCAAAGAGTGCCGCTGTCCGCCCAGCTTCCCCAACGCCGTCTACTGCGACAACAAGGCTCTGAAGCGCATCCCCACCATCCCCCCACACACCTGGTATCTGTACCTGCAGAACAACCTCATCGACGTACTGTCAACAGATGCTCTCCGCAACGCCACGCAGCTGCGCTGGATCAACCTCAACCGCAACCGCATCACCAGCGAGGGCATGGAGGAGGGTGCCCTGGCCGCCATGCTCCGCCTGGTCCACCTCTACATGGATGACAACCTGCTGAGCTCCGTCCCGGCCAACCTGCCCTCCAGCCTGGAGCAGCTGCGCCTCACCCGCAACCGCATCTCCAAGATCCCCGCCGGGGTGTTCTCAGGTCTGGATCGGCTGACACTGCTGGAACTGCAGGGGAACAAGCTCCAGGATGACGCAGTGACCGAGGTGAGCCTCAAGGGCCTGAGCAACCTGGTCCAGATCAACCTGGCCAAGAACCAGCTTACCACCATGCCCCTGGGCCTCCCCATCACCATCACCCAGCTCTTCCTGGACAACAACGCCATTGAGAAGATCCCCGCTGACTACTTCAAGGGTCTACCCAAGGTGGCCTTCCTCAGGCTCAACCGCAACAAGCTGGGAAACGGCGGACTGCCCAAGAACGTGTTCAACATGTCCAGCATCCTGGACCTGCAGTTGTCCCATAACCAGCTAACTCAGGTTCCTATGATCCCATCAGGCCTGGAACACCTCCACCTGGACCACAACCAGATTAAGA GTGTGAATGGATCTGATATCTGCCCTGTGTCGGCTGATGCTCTGGAGGGCTATGTCACTGAGACCGCTCCTAAACTCCGCTACCTCCGTCTCGATGGCAATGAGATCAAGCCACCGATACCCAGAGACCTTATGGTGTGCTTCCGTCTCCTCACGTCCATCGTCATATAA
- the LOC129865147 gene encoding lumican-like, producing the protein MFPLRVPIFAVLVSLTVGQYDDYDYPPASQYGPSSANCAQECECPINFPTAMYCDSRNLKFVPIVPSGIKYLYLQNNLIEEIKAGVFDNVTAELRWLVLDHNQITNDKVAKGTIDKLTGLHKILFSFNKLTEAVIPPSKSLDELKMMNNQLSKFPAGSLAGMQNLTSVHLENNELTSKALNGVFKGLNKLVAIDLTNNKLKKLPSGMPSSLETFYGDHNDISSIAAGDLKELPKLAYLRLAYNQMTDAGIPAGVFNVTSLIELDLSYNKLQSIPEINEQLEHLYLQVNEINKFNLENICKFSGPLNYSRLKHLRLDGNNITHADLPHDSSNCLRQASDIIFD; encoded by the exons ATGTTTCCCCTCCGTGTCCCCATCTTTGCCGTGCTGGTCAGCCTGACCGTGGGTCAGTACGATGACTACGACTACCCGCCGGCTTCCCAGTACGGCCCGTCCAGCGCCAACTGTGCCCAGGAATGCGAGTGCCCCATCAACTTCCCCACTGCCATGTACTGTGACTCCCGCAACCTTAAGTTTGTGCCCATTGTGCCCTCAGGCATCAAGTACCTGTACCTGCAGAACAACCTGATCGAGGAGATCAAGGCTGGGGTCTTCGACAACGTCACGGCTGAACTCCGTTGGCTGGTCTTGGACCATAACCAGATCACCAATGACAAGGTCGCCAAGGGAACCATCGACAAGCTGACCGGACTTCATAAGATCTTGTTTAGCTTCAACAAACTGACGGAAGCTGTGATCCCTCCCTCCAAGTCATTGGACGAGCTGAAGATGATGAACAACCAGCTGTCCAAGTTCCCCGCAGGGAGTCTGGCCGGCATGCAGAACCTGACCTCGGTCCACCTCGAGAACAACGAGCTGACATCTAAAGCTCTTAACGGGGTCTTCAAGGGCCTCAACAAGCTGGTGGCCATAGACTTGACCAACAACAAGCTGAAGAAGCTTCCCTCAGGCATGCCCAGTTCGCTGGAGACCTTCTATGGCGATCACAATGACATCAGCAGCATCGCAGCCGGGGACCTCAAAGAGCTGCCCAAGCTGGCGTACCTGAGGTTGGCCTACAATCAGATGACGGATGCAGGGATTCCGGCGGGCGTGTTCAATGTGACGAGCCTGATCGAGCTGGATCTGTCCTACAACAAGCTGCAGTCCATCCCTGAGATCAACGAACAGCTGGAGCATCTCTATCTGCAGGTCAACGAAATCAACA AGTTCAACCTGGAGAATATTTGCAAGTTCTCTGGCCCTCTGAACTACTCCAGACTGAAGCACCTGCGTCTGGATGGGAACAACATCACACATGCCGACCTACCCCATGACTCCTCCAACTGCCTGCGCCAGGCCTCCGACATCATCTTCGACTAA